The following DNA comes from Erigeron canadensis isolate Cc75 chromosome 3, C_canadensis_v1, whole genome shotgun sequence.
AACGAAGTTATTGATTTCCCTAACGCCTCCTTCATTAAAGAGGGGCTCGAATGGGATAATTTTTTGGTTGTACGTATACGTCTGCTTCCAAAGtaagacaattttaacccaGATGTTCCAAGATTTCTTGAATGCATCGATGTCAACCATCCTATCGCACAAAACTTGATCAGCTATGATATTGTATACAGTGATATGGAAGCAACTATGTAATCTTTATTATGCTAATGTGTTGTTGATGTATAATActcatacatttttcatatcacgGTAATGACTGTTTGTCACAATATTTCAATTCCTACCAGCTCATTCAAATGATTCACTATAAACaataacaaccttatatttcaaccttaatcatatattatcaagtgtttagttatacttcataacataagattaatttaaaccatacaatacaaaattatttgctattaattatttctaaataaatcaaatacgaaaaataaactataatggAAGATGGATCATAATATTACTTGACACAAGTTAAACAACTGCAAATATAAATGCTAatacttattaaaaaatcaattatcAAAAAAGTTATAACATGGATCGacataactttttgaaacaatcattatttgttaacaaatcaaaaaaacgtatttttttataaataatattaatctataagaagatttataagaaaatcaataataaaattaaaagaaagatagaTGATGATGTGAATCAAAAAGGGTATCTAAAATGTTAGACATATTAAAATTGATATGATTAAtagaatattaattattaatatgtaTTGTTAGAACATTTTATTCATAGTTGAAAGattaaaagaatatttgattatatgttgagtcaatgatgatgtcatcatcttGATCTAAGGGTAGagaaataagaaagaaatttaATAAAGGGTCTAGATTACTCCATTATTGATTTAAAGGTTCTCTTTTAGTATTTACtaaagatatagatagatagtgttaaaaattaaaaaaaaaaaaagaaaaaaaaacaaaaacaaaacatatacttTGAATAACTAAAAACTGTTGACTTCTCAATCTAACACTTTGTCATCTACTATGAATAACTTGTCAAACTTGTGTTTGTTGCTTACTACATTAATGGCCATATTTGATCGATTGAAATCAATCAAGTACCACGTGGAATCATCAAGGATCACATGTATATAAGCTTTGCTAATCATTCCAAGTTTCCAACACAATATTAACAAACCGGAATAACAAGAAGCTAAGGCTTAGTTAGCTGGAGATACATGGAGAAAGGAAGTGTTTGTGTAACCGGAGGCACGGGGTATTTAGCATCATGGTTGATCGAAAGGTTGCTTCAACACGGATATTTTGTAAATACTACTGTTAGATCATCATCTACTTCATCaggtatatataatatttgatcttttcaacaaaattaattatacattggtaaactttactagtaaagttgaaaacatcttgacctttggattgaaatcaaaggtcaatattcaaaaatcatatttcaaaaattatcttaaattttgaccattgattttaattcaagggttaGGATTaacaactttaccaataaagttataaataactttaaaggATCTCAATCCGTGTTAATATTTGtctttctaaatatatattactgtaATCAAAACAAACTTGTCTAATGTTTGATGCAGACGGAGTCTTTCGATAAATAATCGAGTATGTTGATTCCAAAGAACACCAGGGAAATTCGTTGATTCTAAGAgaatattgaaatttaaaaattttcacactACATGTgtataggaaaaaaaatgaatttttggtATATTCAAGTTGGTTCACATACATATAAGTAGATAAGCAAATTTCGAACTGGCCTAAAAACATAAGTGAGCCGAAagatattataaaaaacaaaattaaaaaaaaaaccccgaaaaactattaaaaaatcCCATAACTCATAGAAAATGGTGTTTTGGGTTCATAACTCCAACGGTCGTGTTTTAACTGATCGCACATTAAAAACGGAACCTTATAACAAAAGTTATGACAGACATCTTTATTCCTCTATATAAGTTATCCAAATACACTAAGGCTTTGATCTTTTACAGTTTTACACTTCGTCCTACATCAATGTTGAACTGATAATTGACAAGAGATCAAACACTTTGTATTTTGTATGATTCGATTGTATCTTATTCTGTTTACTTCGCGTTAGAATgatctttttatttctttattttgtcATAAACTATTTTATGCTCTTAAAAACGAGTGCATATATACCAACTTTTAGTACTAAAGTTCATTTTTTCTCCTCCAAATGTTACATTTTCAAGTTCTAAGTAAGAGATTTACGTTTGCTAGGTACAAAGAGAGATGTAACCTACCTCACAAATCTACCTGGAGCATCACAGAGGCTCAAAATTTTTGATGCAGATTTAAACAACCCTGAGACCTTCAATGAACCAATCAAAGGTTGTATTGGTGTTTTTCATGTTGCCCATCCGATGGATTTGGGCAACAAAGAAAGTACGGAAGTGATAACTGAAAAAATAATCAAAGCAAGTTTGGGCATTTTACAAGCATGTATTGATTCAAAGACAGTAAAGAAAGTCGTGTACACGTCTAGTGTATCTGCCGTCTTGTTCAATGGGAGAAAACACACTGAGGCCGTAGACGAGGAATGTTGGAGCGACGTGGATTATATCCGTAGTAATTTGGAATTTGGAGCTTGGTATCATATCTCAAAGACACTTACTGAGAAAGCAATCATAGAGTTTGCTGAGAAACAAGGATTGGACCTCACGACGGTCCTTCCCTCATTTATCCACGGTCCATTTCTCGGTCCCAAATGCCCACATTCTGTGCATGATGTAATGGCTATGATCTTTGGTGAGTTATAGTTATATTCGATTAATTTGATCTTATTTATGAACTTGATAAAGATAGATTTGTTTGtttcaaaaggttattttaaaggttttgaataaaaagttcttatacaacatacatttttataacgtttcatatgtaaatgaactttaaaaataacttttcttCTCAAAGTGACGATGTATATTACTCATAGTCTCATACTAATACATTTCAGGGGACACTCACATGTATGGATTGCTATCAAGAGCATCATTTGTGCATGTTGATGATGTGGCCAGCGCACACATTCATATTTTTGAGGATCCAAAGGCTAAAGGGAGGTATATTTGTTCGAAAATTGAAGTACCAATTGAGGAATTGTACAAGATACTATCCACCAGATATCCGGAATATAAAATACCAAGTATTGAGtaagttcatatatatacaatcgTTGTTTCTTATACTCGCCTTTGATGAACTAAAATCTCAATGCTAATTAACCGTGTCTCTTGATCtttttgtaaaagctttatgaaGTCAGAAGATATGGAGAAGATGATGTATCCTAGCGTCTCATCGAAAAAACTCTTGGACACTGGATTCCAATTCAAGTATGGGATTGAAGAAATGTTTGATGATGCAATTGATTGTTGTAAGCGAAACAACATATTGTAATATTGAAGCTTTGTGTGGCGATATCTAGTTAGCTACAAGTAAAGCATCTTTCTGTTTTAAGTGTGAAGTTGAAACACTTTTTGATCTTCCATGTTTTGGGTAGATTGTGTATTTTGTTTCTATTGTATGTTTGTGTGTATTGGTGCTTTTATAATGTAATACTACTTATGTAAATACTAGTGGCGACTATTATCATGATAGTCTTTTTTGTGTAATATCATAAGTTTAGTTAgtcataaaaaaacatatttatgtGTTGGGTAGTAGTCTTCTTTAGGGTTGGACATGGAAATGATACTGTCTTTTACCAGTCCTAGTATCAATGATACTAAATTATCGATCATGAAATTAACCAAAAATGGGTATTGATCCGTTCTCATATGAATATGTACAAGATTGGTACCAAATTGGTACGGAACCAGAAATTTAGTATTAAATCCCGGCTAGCCCTGAATTTTGAGTTGGAGTTTTGTAATTAAAAAAGTACTTGTATTTGAAGATGTGTACAATTCTTCAATAACACAattgatttcatttatatactatacaaaatatgataaaatctatactataaaataaaaacatcatccttttttcctttaaactttcagcttttaaaaaatcaaaaatagccctctcatttattcactaatttaaatatctttatctaatatacctataatacctttaatgaaataatttgtaatttatatctctcaacacttaaaaataaatacattaccacttttaacattaattacttttaacaTCGCCACCCCCACCGCCGTCCCCACTGTCGTCCCTACTGCCGCACCCACTACCGTCAccattcaccaccaccacctccgtcaTCAGTACCCCAACCATCGCTGCATTAAGTCAtactgaaaaaaataaaaataaaaatcaacgAAATTGCCGTTGGAAAGAATGGCGCTTAAAATCAACACCCCTAAAACATAACCGAATGGCCCGCCCTCCTTTTCTCTATCTCCAGAATTCCCAATTTTCTTTCTGTTCCTACGTCGATAtctctttcttctttcctttttcttccGAGATTCGATTTTATTTCAGATTTGTAGTTTGGCCATCACGTCCAGATCTGCTGGAATTAATTATATCGTAAATTAATATGTCGGTATCTGATTCTGAAACATCCTCTCATGGAGGAGATCATAAAATGTTTCGTCAAGTCACCCGTGATCGTAAGCTTCTGTTATTATTTTTCTATCTATGCTATCCTATCCTATAAACTATACaatgtataatataaattattttatattgtataaCATAAGGATTTTTGATGTTATAAATTAATCATTGTGATTACAGCGTAAGAATTCTGATTTTCGGTATAACTTCTTTGTATTTATGTGGTTATTTAAGTGCAAAGCCACACATTAATTACGTTTGTAAGTGTGAAAAGTAAAATTACATAGTTGTATGTCAGTCAAGCTCAATATATGCTTTGTTTAGGGATGTCTTAAGAATTTTTAAAGGCCTAAAGCGAATTTCTGAAAAGGATTAGAAATTTTTTTCGTATTAACACTTGGTTATATTAGAGCTTTGACACACTTTTGGCCTATTTTCTTACAAATCCTCTAAATATATATTGGGATTACTCGGATTTTTTGAATGAGACTCTCAAAAATAGACTTagcgatttttttttttggttcaaaaaagggctttatatatacataggCACACAAAAATGAAACCTTGTAAAATCAGAGGCCTAAAGCATAAGCTTTATCATTTTTACCTTTGGGGCACCCATGTATTGTAATTTCTAGCATCTGCCTAGGTTTGTTAGTAGCCTATGTTATATCTCATTATCGTAAAAGAGATTATCATGTTGCAGGGTTGCTGTATGAAATGATCAAAAAATCATCCTCAACAAAGGGGGGTTGGAAGGTACACATCTCATATCTTTGTGTCAGATTTTTTTCAGTGAAATATTGAACCGCTACTTGAGATTGATTGTTAGGTATAAAAGTGTTAGACTTTTTGCTAACTATGTCAAGATAACAAGATCTGTTGTAAATAAAGTTAGTTTGATTCTTGTTTTACGGTATGCTTGTAACATGAAAATGATGACTGATCTTTGGATGATCGTCTGCAGGTACTTATCATGGACAAAGTTACTATAAAAGTTATGTCTTCTTCATGTAAAATGGCAGACATAACAGATCAAGGAGTTTCATGTAAGAATGTAAAGTTCAACGCTAATGTGTGATTGTGgtttttaacatcaaaaataTGCTTTGGCCACTTGTGTGGATACTTGCCTTTATAGAAAAGCTTACATTcaaaagttcatttgttaatgTCATGTATTTGGTTTGGCTAATACTTCTTGTTCATACAAACATGTTTGTTAACTTTGCGTGAGTATTTGATCTCAATCGTCTCTGTTATGCAGTGGTGGAACAGCTTCATAAAGGAAGGGAGACAATGGCTGGTATGGATGCCATATATTACATTCAACCATCCAAAGAAAAGTATAATTTCTTTCTGTTGTTTTATGACAAACTTGATGTTCTTTAAAGCTTGTAAGGAGATCGACTAAAACTTaagcttttctttctttcatttgcaGCCTTATCATGTTCATATCTGACATGTCAGGGAGAGAGCCTTTGTATAAGAAGTATGTGAAAAGTTGTAGTTAACATGAACTGAGCCCTCGTTTATTCTATTCCTTTTCTTATAGCTGATATTGTTTGATTTCATATTTCTGCTGCAgagcatttgttttttttagttctCCTATTCCAAAGGATTTTGTTAGTAGAATCAAGGCTGATTCAAGTGTCGTACCACGCATAGGTGCATTGCGAGAGGTTAACATTACCGTCATGAGTCATGACATTCTTCTTCTTGTGCTGATATTTTTCTGCCATTGCTAATTGATGACATTTGAGTTGAATAATGTTTTTCCTTCTATTTGATTAATACTTGCAGATGAACTTGGAGTACTTTCCGATAGACAATCAGGTACTAGTAATTTCTTCAAATACTCTTATAACAATTTAATGTGTTGGTATAAACTTTCTAATTTGTCTCGGTTGAGTCATTGAACAAAGCAATGCCCAAGTCGAGTCATTGAAGatgacttcttttttttttccttccattttggtcattttgctacCAATGGCTTGCTAGAAATGATGACATGGGGTACTTGTTGACATGTCACTTTTATAATTACTCAAAAATGGAACAAAACCAAATACAATGATTAGAATGACACAAATGTGAGTACGTTGTTGTTTTAGGAAGTTAACACTTTTTTTGTacaacattttttattattatctaactactatatatatcttaatcttatAAATTTAACATTTAAGTAAATTTGTACGACAGTTGGTCATATAAAGTTTAACAATGTATTAAGTATGAACTAATTTTGTATAAAATTCATAGAAATgttaattttcatgtaaaaataaacttataacCAAGTTCTTAGTAAGattattaaaaagatatatatgataaataacttaaaaaatgatattttaaagGTGCTCATGCCATAAAATACCAACGTACAATGGTACACAGGCTTGTTTGATTTGAGCCATCATAAAAAGCATCCTGTTGTAATCCCTGTGTCATTGTTTTTATCAGGTTATGGAATGACGATAATGGTGCAAATAGCCATCTTTTAATGACTGGACGTGCCAGTTCAATAACTAATCCGAGACAAACTGGAAAGTACGTGTTTATTTTAGTAGTTTATTTCTCCTTAAAGAAACTAGAGGACACTTTTGTAATGCTCTGCCTATCTCTAGTTCCATTTTGATCCTTGACCACGTGGAAAACTTTGCTATCTTTCACCATAGGCATTTGTAACTGATCAAGGAGGAGCTTTAGAAGAGCTATATGGTGAGGATGTTGAGAATACTCGCGAATTTGATATTTGCTTAAATACAATGGCAACTCGCATTGCCACTGTTTTTGCTTCACTCAAGGTATAAAGTTACATGTTTGAATTTTGTTGTACTTTCACCATAGGAACTACAAAAAATCATAAgtaaatattcatatttaaacCCTTTTGTTCAATTTTCATGTCCTTTAAGGAGCTTCCCATTGTACGGTATCGTGTTAAGGGCAAACAGGGCTCTACGTTCCGTGATTTACTCCCTAAAAAGCTAGCTAAAGCTATCTGGGACCTCATTACTCCATTAAAAGCTTCTATTCCTCAGTTTCCACAAAGCGAAACATGCGAGTTGCTCATTCTGGATAGATCTGTTGATCTGGTAATTTCAGTGATTTTATCTTCGACATAATCAGTGAAATTTAACGCCCCGTATAACAACACAGAAATTCAGGTTGCACCCATCATCCATGAATGGACTTATGATGCAATGTGCCATGATTTAGTAGATTTGGATGGAAACAAATATGTGATGGAGGTACTTTAATTTCATATGGAAGTTCATTTTTTAGATTGTGTAGAAGATTGAGGTAGCCTATATGAATAGCAAGTGTTTTGCATCTAGGTTCCTAGTAAATCTGGTGGCCCGCCTGAGAAAAAGGAGTTTCTTTTGGAAGATCATGATCCAGTTTGGCTTGAAATGCGCCATTTGCATATAGCTGATGTACGTCTTTAGTCTTTTTCTTTAAtctattttatcttttactcttcCATATAGTACATTTGCTAATGCTTTTTTGTATGATGTCATATCAGGCTAGTGAAAGATTGAGTGATAAAATGGACAATTTGATGTCAAAAAATAAAGCTGCACAACTACAACAGAAGTGAGTGCTGTCAGTCAATGAAATCATTTTGCTAGAAGATCTCCTTTTAGGTCCATATACATGCATACATGTGTTGTGCATACTTATGTATCATACGTTTGTGTGCGTTGGTCATGTTAAATTTATGACATGGATGCAGAGATAGTAGTGAACTATCTACCAGAGACATACAGAAAATGGTTCAGGCGTTGCCCGAATATAACCAACAAATGGAAAAACTTTCACTCCATGTAGAGGTTTGTTCCTATTAATCTCTGAATTCCTCGTACTCTTCTCAGATACTAAACTGATTGATTTACCCGCCTCTGTAAATGAGATTGCtggaaaaattaataaagtcaTAAGTGAGGAAGGCCTTAGAGATCTTGGTCAAATAGAACAGGATCTTGTCTTTGGTGATGCCGGCAACAAAGAACTCATTACTTTTTTAGAGGAATATGAGgtgaataagtttttttttttttttttttgaacagcataTGAGGTGAATAAGTGGTCCGATTAGCTTCTGTTAAGACCTGAATATTTTCTCTGGTAACCCTTGTTACTTATACTCCGTTGCAGGGCGAAAGTGTTGAAAATAAGTTGAGGTTGATGATGATATATGCATTAGCTGATCCTGAAAAGTTCGAGGGTGAAAAGGGAGCCAAACTTATGGAGGTAGCATCTTGTTTCTTACTATCTCTATTTCATTCCCAGACGGAAAGGACTCACACTACTTGTCCCTAGAAGACCTAATCCACAACCTCTTGGATGGTGTGTTGGCCACAGCTAGGTCATAGGCCTGGTGGTTCCATTTCTGCCACTTAGACATTGCTTCACAGTTTATCTATTTTGACTGATAAATTATGTTGTCTCTTTTCCATTGGTATTTGTCAGTTGGCGAACTTGTCACCTGATACTATTAGGATAATAGAAAACATGAGACTGCTCGAGGGTCCCACCAGAAAAGCAAAACCAGAAAAAAGTGGGGGATTCCTCAACTTTGACAGGAAGGTATCTATAATGTATAGAAAGGAACTCAAGATTCAGATTTAACATCATGACATGAACTTCTGAAAATTGACTATGGCCTCGTTGTCATAAGGCGAAAACTGCACTTAGAAAGGATAGAAAAGGAGAAGAAGAAACATGGGCACTCTTCCGATTTTTTCCTGTGCTAGAGGTAGTATATATAGTTGATATCTTCAGGTGTTATCTTTATGTACAATATTGATGTTTAACCGGTTATGTACTAATTACACGATTTACTAAGATATAATAAGCGAAATAATTCAAGCGATTCATGGAAATAATTTAAGTGATTTATTGTTACTCAGGAATTGCTTGaaaagattgaaaaacatgaacTGCCGAAGGACGAGTTTGAAAGCATAAATGAACCAGGTCCAGGCACTCGAGGGGTGGTTCCAGGGAAGGCTGCCCAATCATCAAGGAGATCAAGGAGGCCGCAGGGAAAATTTGCATCTGATGATGGAACTTCAAGGTAGCTTCATTGATTGCATATGTAGAGGTGGCAATTGTGACTTATTTCGTTTTGTCTCTAATGAGTAAACAAAAAAGGAAATGCTTAAAATAGAAGGGTTCATTCTATAGAGTTGCATATCAACCATCATCGTTGGTTCAATAACATGTGACTAATTGACTTGATTCCCTTCTGACCCATCTTTTTAGGTTCCAGTCATATACCAAATCACTCAATTCTTCATTTCTCTAGAGGCTGAAATTTCATTTGAATCTGATTTTGTGAAATGGATTCTGCAAATTCTATCATATTCTCCATTCATATTTGCAGTGACTCGGTGCTAAAAAATGCTGCTAACGATTTAAAACACATGGGGCAgcgaatttttgtttttattattggtGGTGCCACCAGATCCGAGGTAAAGATTTTAAGGGGGGGTTTGGTTGAGGAAAACaccccttgttttccatttttgttttccaagaaaacatgaaaaacagaaacgcgttttcaaaattttcatttgttttctaggAAATAAAAActcctttcattttctagaaaattagagatgaaaaactagaaaacattttctacaaccaaacgcGCCCTGAGCCTTTGATATGGGCCAGGTGTACTCCAGTTCAGTTGTCTTTGTACTTATAAATACTTCATTGTTTGTCTGTAGCTGCGGGTTTGTCACAAGCTTACTTCTAAATTGAGAAGGGAGGTCATACTGGGCTCAACTTGTATAGACGATCCACCACAATACATCACAGTAATTAGAActtctttctttttgcttttaatttaatatttccTGAGTGACTGActatttaaacaaacataattgGCTTTTCGTAGTAAATAAATCATCATTCTCACAAAAGTTCTAAACTCCAAGCAAAGAGTGCCATATTAGATGGTTCTTTTGCGTTTACTTTTGAGCAGTTAATTACAAAATTGCAAGTTAGTTCTTGTTCAGCATTTTAGCAAGAAGAGCGATTAGTTGGCTGCAAAAAGTCAAATATGATGGTTCAAAGATTGTCACTCATGTTTCCCTTAATGCTGCTTTCTTACGTTTTTCAATCTTGTTTGTTAATTTGAATAACCTGTAAGCTTGCATGTATATTTCCATGCACAACTTTGACATTTAAAATCTGTTTGCCCACTCTTCAAAAACTGGATTTTGTTAACATATTGAGAGGGGAGAAAAGTTCGGACTGCCTAAAACCACATAACAAAAGGTCTTAAGAAATGTCAACTATGGCCTTTTGAAACAGTTCACATGGGCTTGCTTAGTTTCAAGTGATTCCTAAAAGTTctttaaactatataattacttttgtaatgggtcaatttgggttatACTTTACTACAACTGGGGCATCCAGTTTAAACAGAAgtattaaaaagagaaaagggTCAAACTTCTCACAGAGTGTAATTGTAATGCATACAAACTTTGTATATCGTTTTCATGCAGAAAGTTTGTCATAACTAGTGAATTAGTTATTCGTTAGAAAATGGAGAAAAAACTATTTACTGATGTGGCCTGTTTGGCAAGTTGCCCGACCCGCCCATTAtgctacttcttcttcttcttcacagTTTCACAACACTGCTGTTAGCCTGTTATGTAAGATATTCATAACATCCTCTCCGAATTCctgctttgaaatatttttgattttctatcaTTGTAGTTAGTGTGCTTGATGTGTCCTCAGTAATTTCTTAAGTTGACTAAGGCCAAGCACACACTTGTTGAAGATGGTATTGAGTGTTTATATGTTACTGCATTGATTCATTATTCACGTTCCTTTATAATGGTTTCAAGTTTCTACAATTGATCACCACATAATGCTTGTTCAATAACTTTTATTTGTGCAGAAAGTGAAGATGCTTTGTTTAAAAGAATTTGGTGGCTGGTAAGTGAATAAGTGATAACCAGATACAGCTTATCGCATTTAACCATTCATGGTAGCTGCAGATCATTGTTGTTAGTCCTGTAGCTGGTCAAATTTGCACATTTCATACAATGCATGATCGACAACTCTGCAGACAAGTAGTAATCACGTAGTGTTGATAATGAACCGTCAAAACTCAATGGGTGTTTGTTCAGTAAAGAATTCTAGCTTTCAAAATCATGAGTCCTGGACATTTACCTTTGCAGAGGAATAACTTCATCATTTTCATGGGAGTAAATATTAACTCCAAACTTAACGGGCCTAGACTAGTTTGGTTTGTCACGGTATCCCTTTGTCCATATCCATTTTTGGGTAAAATGCTTGTCaatgattttctattttttctcAAAGTGTTGATGTAGTTCAATTCAAGTGTATTCTCAACAGTAGTTTTCATCTTCGACTTATTATGAAAAATGCATACCTTTATTATCATGAAAACACAGTAGTTCAAGAAAATCACGTTCTATTGCATATGTACAAAATTACTCAATACTCAATAGGagatataataacttttaatactataaaagttatgtaataaaaaaagtaaaaaaaataacactagGAAATCCTTTTGATGTTGTGATGTTCATATTTTTAAAGAGAAAATGATACCTGCTTCACCAAAGGGGCAGCCCTCTATTTTTCCCCTCACAAACCAACTAATGATATCTCCATGTGCTTAAATAAccaagaaatttttaaaaaaaaaacataagaattTATGCTTGAAAAGTATCTATTTAGTTTAGCAGGTATTATATCCTCATTTTTAAAGGGcacaaaaatatcaaatatcatCAATTTTTAAATGCTagatattattttgttttaatcaattaaaagaGATCCAACTTATATATACCAAGTTACCAACTACCAAGTATCATATAAAAAGATTTCAATTCTTAAAGGGTgtaatataaaacttaaaaaagctTTCCCCTGCTTCCGAACTGGGGAAATATTTCTTTTGGAATAAAACTTCTAAATAATCGATAGCAGTTCAATTTCACATATCTTGTATTactcctaataataataataataagatctAAAACCCCTATCTAACAAACAAACAGTATCTAATTAAGATTAATAGTAGTTATGGAA
Coding sequences within:
- the LOC122593666 gene encoding protein transport Sec1a-like produces the protein MSVSDSETSSHGGDHKMFRQVTRDRLLYEMIKKSSSTKGGWKVLIMDKVTIKVMSSSCKMADITDQGVSLVEQLHKGRETMAGMDAIYYIQPSKENLIMFISDMSGREPLYKKAFVFFSSPIPKDFVSRIKADSSVVPRIGALREMNLEYFPIDNQAFVTDQGGALEELYGEDVENTREFDICLNTMATRIATVFASLKELPIVRYRVKGKQGSTFRDLLPKKLAKAIWDLITPLKASIPQFPQSETCELLILDRSVDLVAPIIHEWTYDAMCHDLVDLDGNKYVMEVPSKSGGPPEKKEFLLEDHDPVWLEMRHLHIADASERLSDKMDNLMSKNKAAQLQQKDSSELSTRDIQKMVQALPEYNQQMEKLSLHVEIAGKINKVISEEGLRDLGQIEQDLVFGDAGNKELITFLEEYEGESVENKLRLMMIYALADPEKFEGEKGAKLMELANLSPDTIRIIENMRLLEGPTRKAKPEKSGGFLNFDRKAKTALRKDRKGEEETWALFRFFPVLEELLEKIEKHELPKDEFESINEPGPGTRGVVPGKAAQSSRRSRRPQGKFASDDGTSSDSVLKNAANDLKHMGQRIFVFIIGGATRSELRVCHKLTSKLRREVILGSTCIDDPPQYITKVKMLCLKEFGGW
- the LOC122593817 gene encoding vestitone reductase-like, translated to MEKGSVCVTGGTGYLASWLIERLLQHGYFVNTTVRSSSTSSGTKRDVTYLTNLPGASQRLKIFDADLNNPETFNEPIKGCIGVFHVAHPMDLGNKESTEVITEKIIKASLGILQACIDSKTVKKVVYTSSVSAVLFNGRKHTEAVDEECWSDVDYIRSNLEFGAWYHISKTLTEKAIIEFAEKQGLDLTTVLPSFIHGPFLGPKCPHSVHDVMAMIFGDTHMYGLLSRASFVHVDDVASAHIHIFEDPKAKGRYICSKIEVPIEELYKILSTRYPEYKIPSIDFMKSEDMEKMMYPSVSSKKLLDTGFQFKYGIEEMFDDAIDCCKRNNIL